In the Pseudonocardia sediminis genome, CGAGCCGGAGTGGGCCTCGCGGGGGGCGAAGAAGCTGCTCGGCGCGCTGGACGTGTTCGGCGACGTCGTGGTGGACGGCCTGCGTTGCCTCGATGCCGGAGCGTCCACCGGCGGGTTCACCGACGTCCTGCTCAGCCGTGGCGCGCGCGAGGTCGTCGCCGCGGACGTCGGGTACGGCCAGCTCGTCTGGCGTCTGCGCTCCGACGAGCGGGTCCGCGTCCACGACCGCACCAACGTGCGTGCCCTGACCCCGGAGGAGATCGGCGGGACGGTGGACCTGACCGTCGCCGACCTGTCGTTCATCTCCCTGCGCACGGTGCTGCCCGCGCTCGCCGCGTGCACCGGTCCCGGCGGCACGCTGCTGCCGATGGTCAAGCCGCAGTTCGAGGTCGGCAAGTCCCGGCTCGGCTCCGGCGGGGTCGTCCGCGACCCGGCACTGCGCCGCGACGCCCTCGCCGGGGTGGCCGAGGCCGCCGCCGGGCTCGGGCTGCAGGTGCGGGGTGCGACGGCGAGCCCGCTGCCCGGGCCGTCCGGCAACGTCGAGTACTTCCTGCGCCTGTACCGGCCGGAGTCCGGTGCCGACGTCCCGGCGGACGCCGACGACCTCACCGCGATGCTCGCGGCCGCCGTCGCGGACGGGCCCGCATGAGGGAGATGCTGCTGGTCCTGCACGCGGGCCGGGCGGCGAACCGGGAGACCGCGGTCCGCGTGGTCCGCACGCTCGCCGCGCACGGCATCCGGATGCGGGTGCTGGCCGAGGAGTGGTCGGAGATCGGGATCGACCCCGGGCTGCCCGCCGGGCTGGCGCCCCTGCCGGTGCCCGGGACGGCGGACTGCGCCCGCGACGCCGAGGCCGTGCTGGTCCTCGGGGGAGACGGCACGCTGCTGCGCGCCGCGGACCTGGCCCGCTCGGCCCACGTGCCGCTGCTCGGGGTGAACCTCGGGCACGTCGGGTTCCTGGCCGAGGCCGAGGCGGAGTCTCTCGACGAGGCACTGCAGGCACTGGTCGACGGCGAGTACTCGGTCGAGGAACGGATGACCGTGGACGCCGTCGTCCGCTCCAACGGCTCCGTGCTCGGACACACGTGGGCGTTGAACGAGGCCGTCGTGGAGAAGACCACCCGCGGCCGGATCCTCGAGGTCGTCCTCGAGGTCGACGGACGCCCGGTGTCGGGCTTCGGCTGCGACGGCGTCATCTGCTCCACCCCGACCGGCTCCACCGCCTACGCGTTCTCCGCCGGCGGGCCGCTGGTCTGGCCGCAGGTGCAGGCCCTGCTGGTGGTCCCGAGCAACGCGCACGCGCTGTTCGCCCGGCCCATGGTGATCGCCCCGGACAGCGCGGTGGCGATCGAGGTGTCGGCGAGCGGACCGTCGGCGGTCCTGGACTGCGACGGACGCCGGACGATCTCCGTCCCGCCCGGCGCGCGGGTGGAGCTCTCCCGCGCGGCGGACCCGGTCCGGATGGTGCGCCTGGCCGCACAGCCGTTCGCGGACCGGCTGGTGCGCAAGTTCGACCTGCCGGTGTGGGGATGGCGGGGCGCCCCGCGGTCCCGGGACGAGGAGTGGGGCGACGAGCGGCGCAACGGATCCGCGCCCGGACGCGACCGGACCGGGGACGCACCCGGCCGTTGAGCACCCACCGTTCACCTCCTGTGCGAACGAATGTTCGGAGAGAACGGTGTGTCCCCGCTGTCGTTGTCGGACCCCGGCCGTATCGTGCGGGCCATGCTGGCCGAGATGCGCATCCAGGGACTCGGGGTGATCGACGACGCCACCCTGGAGCTGGACCCCGGGCTGACCGTGCTCACCGGTGAGACCGGCGCGGGCAAGACGATGGTGGTCACCGGGCTCTCGCTGCTCGGTGGCGGGCGCGCGGAGTCGTCCCGGGTGTCCGAGGGCGCCAAGCGCGCGATGGTCGAGGGCCGCTTCATGGCGTCGAACGCCGCGCTGGGGCTGGCCGAGGAGGTCGGCGCCGAGGCGGACGACGACGGCACGCTGATCGCCGCCCGCACCGTCTCCGCCGACGGCCGCTCTCGGGCCCACCTGGGCGGACGGTCAGTTCCGGTCGGGGTGCTGGGCCGTCTCGCCGAGGCCCAGCTCGCCGTGCACGGGCAGAACGACCAGCTGCGGCTGCTGCGCCCGGCCGACCAGCGCGCCCTGCTGGACCGCTTCGCCGGCGACGCGGTCGCCAAGCCGCTGGCCGCCTACCGGGAGACCCGCACCGAGTGGCTGGCCGTCGGCGCGGAGCTGACCGAGCGTCGCGACGGCGCCCGCCGGCTCGCCCAGGAGGCCGACATGCTCCGCCACGGTCTCACCGAGATCGAGTCGGTGGACCCGCAGCCGGGGGAGGACCGCGACCTCGTCGAGCAGTCCCGCCGCCTGGCCGCGGCGGACGACCTGCGGGGCGCGGCCGAGGCGGCGCGGCTCGCCCTCGGCGGCTCCGACGACGGCGACAGCCCCGGCGCGCTCGGCCTCTGTGGGGAGGCGCGCAACCTCGTCTCCTCCTCCGGAGACCCCGAGCTCGAGGCGCTGGACCCGCGCCTGGCCGAGGCGCTGGCCGTGCTGGGCGACGTGGCCGCCGAGCTGGGCGGCTACCTGGACCGTCTCGACGCCGACCCGGAGCGCCTGGCCGGGCTGCTCGCCCGCCAGGCCGAGCTCAAGGCGCTGACCCGCAAGTACGCCGCCGACACCGACGGCGTCCTGGAGTGGGCGGCGGACGCCCGCGAGCGGCTGTCCGGCCTGGACACCTCCGACGAGGCCCTCGCCGCGCTGGCCGCCCGCCGCGACGCGCTGGCCGTGGACCTGGCCCGGCACGCCGAGGAGCTCTCCACCGCCCGCTCGGCCGCCGCGGTACGCCTGGCCGAGGCGACCACCGCCGAGCTGGCCGGGCTGGCCATGAAGGACGCGAGCCTGCGGGTCGGCGTGGCCCGGCGCCCCGCGGGCGAGGGCGACGACAACGCGTTGCGGGTGGAGGGCAAGGCCTGCCACGCGGGCTCCAGCGGAGTGGACGAGGTCGAGCTGCGGCTCGTCCCGCACGCGGGGTCGTCGGCCCAGCCGCTGCACAAGGGTGCCTCCGGCGGCGAGCTCTCCCGGGTCATGCTCGCGCTCGAGGTCGCCCTGGCCGGTGCCGACCCGGTGCCGACGATGGTGTTCGACGAGGTCGACGCCGGCGTCGGCGGCCGCGCGGCGGTCGAGATCGGACGGCGGCTGGCCCGGCTCGCGGCGCGGCATCAGGTGATCGTGGTGACGCACCTGCCGCAGGTCGCCGCCTACGCCGACCGGCACCTCGTCGTGCAGAAGGGCAGTGCCGGCGGCAAGGAGCCGGGCACCGCCGCGGTGACCCGCTCGAACGTCCGGCGCCTCGCGGAGGGTGACCGGATCGGTGAGCTCGCCCGGATGCTGGCCGGTCTCGACGAGACCGACACCGGCCGCGCGCACGCCGAGGAGCTGCTGGCCGCGGCGTCGTCGCACCGCGAGACCGACCGCGCCGCGGACGCCGCACGACGCGACCGCGACGAGCCCGCGACCGGGCGTCGCAAGCGGGCGAGCAGCACGCGGAAACGCTGAGCCCGCATCGCCGGAACACGGGGACCCGACCGCGTTCCGGCCCCCGTGGCCGGGAGCACCCGCACGGGGTGAACTCCCGGTCACGGTCCGGCGTGCCTGCGTCGTCACATCCGCACCAGGTGTCACAGTGCGTGCATGAAGCTGTCCGGTCTGCTGCACCGCTCGCGACCCGAGCTGCCCGGTCTGACCGGTCCCGCGCGCGCGGACCGGCGGACCGAGGCTCTCCTGCGCCGGCTGCGTCCCGGTGACATCGCCGTCCTGGACCAGATCGACCTCGACCGGGCCACCGCGGACGCGCTGGTCAAGGCCGAGGTCGCGGCCGTCGTCAACGCCGCGCCGTCGATCTCGGGCCGGTTCCCGAACCTCGGCCCGCAGATCCTGGTCACGGCCGGGATCCCGCTCGTCGACGACGCCGGGTCCGAGCTGCTGCGTGCGGTGCGTGACGGTGCCAAGGTCCGCCTGCACGACGGCGTCCTCTACTCCGGGGAGCAGCCGCTCGGTGAGGGACGGGTGCAGACCGAGGACTCGGTCTCCGACGCGCTCGCCGAGGCCAAGTCCGGCCTGACCCACCAGCTCGAGGCGTTCGCCGCGAACACCATCGAGTTCATGCGCCGGGAGCGTTCGCTGCTGCTCGACGGCTACGGCGTCCCGGACGTCGACGTCGAGCTCGCCGGGCGTCAGGTCGTCGTCGTGGCGCCCGGGTACGACCACGTGGCGGTGCTCAAGCGGCTGCGCCCGTTCATCCGCGAGTACCGGCCGGTGCTGATCGGTGTCGGCGCGGGGGCGGACGCGTTGATGGCCGCGAGGTACAAGCCCCACCTGATCCTGTCCGACCCCTCCGAGGTGTCCACCGAGGCCCTGACCAGCGGCGCCGACGTCGTCGTCCCGGCGTTCGCGGACGGCCACGCGCCGGGCCTGCACCGGGTGCAGGACCTCGGCGCCAGCGCGGTGACGTTCCCGTCGATGGCCAACCCGGAGGACCTCGCGCTGCTGCTGGCCCACCACCACGGCGCGCAGATGATCGTGACCGTCGGGCTGTCCGCGTCGATGTCGGAGTTCCTCGACCGCGGCCGCTCCGGCAGCAACGCCTCCACGTTCCTGACCCGCCTGCAGACCGGCGGCGACGTCGTCGACGGCACCGTGATCGCGTCGATGTACCGCAGCCGGATGTCGTTCGGGCCGCTCCTGCTGCTCGTCCTGGCGGCGATCGTCGCGGTGGTGGTGGCGCTGCTCGTCTCCGGCGCGGGGGACGCGGTGCTCGCGTGGGTCGTGCAGTCGTTCCAGCAGGTCCTCGATGTGGTCAAGGGTTGGTTCTGAGTGATCTCGATGCGGTACCACGCGCTGTCCATCGGCGCGGTGTTCCTCGCGCTCGCGATCGGCGTCGTCCTCGGCTCGACCGGGCTGTCCGACCGGCTCGTCTCGGCGGTCTCCACCCAGCGTGACGACCTCGCCGCCCAGGTCACCGACCTGCGCGGGCAACGCGACGACCTGGCCGCGCAGCAGCGCGCCGCCGACGAGTTCGCGACCCGGGTCGGCCCGGCCGCGGTGCGCGGTGCGCTGCCCGGCAAGTCCGTCACGCTCGTCTCCCTCGGCGGGGACGCGGCCGACGTCGCCGCGGTGTCCGGGCTCGTCGGGCAGGCCGGCGGCACCGTGTCCGGCACGGTGGCGCTGACCGACGCCGTTACCGACCCCGCCCGTGCCGACCAGCTCCGCGAGCTCGCCTCGCGCCTGCTGCCGGCCGGGGCGCAGCTGCCCGCCGCGACCGACACGGGCAGCCTCGCCGGCGGCCTGCTGGGCAGCGCGCTGCTCACCGCCCCGAACGGCCCCGCGACGAACGCCGGGCAGGCCCAGGCCGTCCTCGCCGGACTGTCGGCGGCCGGGTTCGCCGAGCCCGGTGCCACCGCGGCACCGGCCGGGATGGTCGTCATCGTCACCGGGGGAGCGGCCCAGGGCCTCGACGCCGGCGACGCGGCCGCGACCACCGCCCGCCTGGCCTCCGAGCTCGACCGCCGCGGTGGGGGCGCCGTGCTGGCCGGCCGCACCGGCTCCGCGGACGCGACCGGCGCCGTCGGCGTCGTGCGCGCCGACGAGGCCGCGGCCGGTGGACTGTCCACCGTCGACGACGTGCAGACCGGCACCGGGCGCGTCGCCACGATCCTCGCCCTGCGCGAGCAGGCGGCCGGCGGCACCGGCCAGTACGGCTCCGCGGGCGACGCCGCGGCCCCCGCACCCCAGCCCTGAGCGCTCCTACCCGGGCGCCCGCCACGCGCGCCCGTTCTCGCGACGCGCGCCCGCTTTCCTGACGCGTGCGCGGCCGCGGTCGCACGACGACGCCGAGCGCGCGTTTCCGCGCCGGACCGCGGTGGACGGGTTCTCGGGACGGACCCACCGATCGGGGGCGGGGCGGGCGCGCGTAGGCTGAAAACCCGTGCAGACACGCGCGACCCGTCACCTGTTCGTCACCGGCGGGGTCGCATCCTCGCTGGGTAAAGGCCTGACCGCGTCGAGCCTGGGGCAGCTCCTCACCGCCCGCGGCCTCCGCGTCACGATGCAGAAGCTGGATCCGTACCTCAACGTCGATCCCGGGACGATGAACCCGTTCCAGCACGGCGAGGTCTTCGTGACCGAGGACGGCGCGGAGACCGACCTCGACGTCGGCCACTACGAGCGCTTCCTCGACCGGGACCTGCAGGGCCGGGCCAACGTCACGACCGGCCAGGTCTACTCCGAGGTGATCGCCAAGGAGCGCCGCGGCGAGTACCTGGGCGACACCGTGCAGGTCATCCCGCACATCACGAACGAGATCAAGGACCGGATCCTCGCGATGAGCGAGCCGGACGCCGAGGGGATCGCGCCGGACGTCGTGATCACCGAGGTCGGCGGCACGATCGGCGACATCGAGTCGCTGCCGTTCGTCGAGGCCGTCCGCCAGGTCCGCCACGAGGTCGGCCGGGACAACTGCTTCTTCCTGCACGTGTCACTGGTGCCGTTCCTGGCGCCGTCCGGGGAGCTCAAGACCAAGCCGACGCAGCACTCGGTCGCGGCGCTGCGCAACATCGGTATCCAGCCCGATGCGCTGGTGCTGCGCGCCGACCGCGACATCCCGGACGGGATGAAGCGCAAGATCTCGCTGATGTGCGACGTCGAGCTCGACGGTGTCGCCGCCTGCGCGGACGCGCCGTCCATCTACGACATCCCGAAGGTGCTGCACCGCGAGGGCCTCGACGCCTACGTGGTGCGCCGGCTCGGGCTGCCGTTCCGCGACGTCGACTGGACGGTGTGGGGCGACCTGCTCGACCGCGTCCACCACCCGCACGAGACGGCGACGATCGCGCTCGTCGGCAAGTACGTCGACCTGCCCGACGCCTACCTCTCGGTCACCGAGGCCCTGCGCGCCGGTGGGTTCGCCCACCACGCGAAGGTCGCGATCCGCTGGGTTCCCTCGGACACGTGCGAGACCGCGGCCGGTGCGGCCGAGGCGCTCGACGGCGTCGACGCGATCCTGGTGCCCGGCGGGTTCGGCATCCGCGGCATCGAGGGCAAGCTCGGCGCGATCCGGCACGCCCGCACGCGGAAGATCCCGACGCTCGGGCTGTGCCTGGGCCTGCAGTGCATGGTGATCGAGGTCGCCCGCGACATCGCCGGACTCGAGGGCGCGAGCTCCACCGAGTTCGACCCGGAGACCCCGTACCCGGTCATCTCCACGATGGCCGAGCAGCGCGACGTCGTCGCCGGGGAGCGGGACATGGGCGGCACCATGCGTCTCGGCGCCTACCCGGCGGTGCTCGAGCGCGGCACCGTCGCCGCCCAGGCCTACGGCACCCGCGAGGTGTCCGAGCGGCACCGTCACCGCTTCGAGGTGAACAACTCCTACCGTCCGAAGCTGGCCGAGGCCGGGCTGGTGTTCGGGACGTCGCCGGACGGCACGCTCGTCGAGTTCGTGGAGCTCCCGGCCGCGACGCACCCGTTCTTCGTCGGCACCCAGGCCCACCCGGAGCTCAAGAGCCGCCCCACCCGTCCGCACCCGCTGTTCGCGGCGTTCGTGAAGGCGGCACTGCGCTACCGGGCCGAGGACCGGCTGCCGGTGGAGCTGCCCCGCGGGCGGTCCAACGGGCGGTCGACGGACAACGGCACTCCGGTCGACGCGGCGGCCGAGGCCGAGACCGCCGGGGCGGAGCAGGACACGACGACGGAGGCGCGTTCACGGTGACCAAGCCCGGAGAGCACGACTTCCCGGTCCGTTCGGCGACCGACATCTACTCCGGGCGCGTGATGGCGCTGCGCTCGGACCGGGTCGTCATGCCCGGCGGGCGGGTCGCGACCCGCGAGATCATCGAGCACCCGGGTGCCGTCGCGATCCTCGCCCTGGACGACTCGGGCCGGGTGATGATGCTGCACCAGTACCGGCACGCGGTGCGCCGCCGGCTGTGGGAGCTCCCGGCCGGGCTGCTCGACGTGGCAGGGGAGAACCCGGCCGTGACGGCGGCGCGGGAGCTCGCCGAGGAGGCCGGGCTGGCCGCGCAGGACTGGTCGGTGCTGCTCGACGTCGTGCCCTCGCCCGGGTTCTCCGACGAGTCGGTGCGGGTCTACCTGGCCCGCGACATCAGCGAGGTCGGACGCCCGGACATGGGCGACGACGAGGAGGCCGACCTCGAGCTGCGCTGGATCCCGCTGGCCGACGCCGTGCACATGGTCTTCACCGGCGAGATCGTCAACGCGGTGTCGGTCTCGGGGCTGCTCGCCACCCAGGCCGTACGCGCCGGGGAGGCCGAGACCCGGCCCGTCGACGCGCCGTGGCAGGACCGCCCGGAGCGGTTCGCGCTGCGCCGCGACGGCGACGGGTAGCGCTCCCGGCCCCGCTCAGGGGCGCAGCGGGCGTCCCTCGGGGTCGGTGGGGGAGCCGGCGAGCAGGACGATGCCGTCGATGAACGGCCAGATCGCGCCGATGCCGAACGTGAAGAACGTGACCAGCAGCTGCGCGACGCCCATCCCGACGTGGCCGGTGTAGAACCGTCCGACGCCGAACGGCAGGAAGATCTGCAGCAGCCCGGCGATGATCTTCTGCTTGTCCGAGAAGGGACGTCCGGTCTGCGGGTCCCAGCCGTAGGGCGCGGAGGGGTCGTAGGAGCCGGGCGCCATCCCGTACGGACCGCCGGGAGGCGGGTACTGACCCCCGTACGGGGCCGCCCCGTACTGGCCCGCTCCCTGGGGCGCCGACCCGTACTGGCCCGATCCGTACTGCGCCGACCCGTACTGGGCCGATCCGTACTGGGCCGGGTACGGGGAGCCGTACTGCTGCCCGCCGTACTGGTCCTGACCACCCGTGTTCTGCTCGCCCGGGTACTGCGCGGCGGGGTACGGGCCGCCGGGGTACTGCCCCGGGTACCGGCCGCCGGGGTACTGCGACGCGTCCGGGTACGGCGTCCCGCCGGTGCCGGGGTACTGGGCGGTGCCGGAGTACTGGGCGGTGCCGGAGTACCGGTCCGGGTACGGCTGACCCGAGGACCCGCTCGCCGCCGGGTACGGCCGGTCCTGGGTCGGGTCCGGTGCCGGGTACTGCTCGGTCGTGTTCGGGACCTGCGCGGTCGCGCCCGGGTACTGCGGCGTGGCGACGGTCCGGTCGGCCGAGCCGTCGAAGGCCGAGCCGTCGAAGGCCGAGCCCGGGTCGGCGGACGGCGTGGCGCGGGTCGCCTCGTCGGCGCCGGTACCCGAGGACGGTGCGGCCGGGGCCGGGCTCGCCGCCGCCCGGCTCAGCGCCGTGGGGTGGGGCTCGGGCAGGTCGGAGAACACCGCGGCCAGCTCGGTCACGGTGGTCCCGGCCCGCGCCCGTCGCACCCGCTCGTCGAACTCGTCGACGTCGAGCCGACCGGCCGTGTAGTGCTCCGACAGGGCGCGGACGGCCTCTTCCTGCTCCGCGTACCCGATGTCGTCCGGCTGCCCGCTGCTCATGTCCCGACGGTATCGCGAGCCGGTGTCACCGACGCCGGAAGAGATCAGGCGTGTCCGGCCGGGTGGTCGCCGCCGAGGGCCCGGGACATCGCGTCCAGGTCCGCGCGGGCGGCGTCGAGGCGGCCGGGACCGAGCGCGCCGTGCAGCCGCTGCTCGACCTCGCGCACCGACGCCCGCGCCGCGCACAGGCGCTCCCGGCCGGTCGCGGTGAGCGTGGCCGGGCGGGCGCAGCGCGGTCTCCGTCGCCGAGCGCAGCAACGACTCCACGCGCTCGATCTCGTACCCGAGCCAGTCCCGGAGGTCCGCGGTCATGTCAGGAGTTTGACATAGGGCGCCGCCGATCCGTACCGTCACCTATGTCAATACTCTGACATGCGAGGTGCGAGATGGACGCTGCACGGATCGAGTCCCGGGGCCCGTTCTCGCTGGAGGCCTCGGCCCGGTTCGTGGCCGGGTTCGGCCCCGCCGGACGCCCGGACGCCGCGACCGGCCCGTTGCGCCTCGGGTTCGTGGCCGAGCGGACGTGGGAACCGACCGCGGTCCGGGTGGAGCAGGAGCCCTCCGGAGTCGTGACGGTCGTCGGCCCCGACGATGCGAAGCCTTCGCCGGCCGTCGTCGCGCAGGTCGGGCGGATGCTGTCCCTCGACGTCGACGGGAGCGGTCTGGACGAAGTCGGCTCGCGCGACCCCGTCGTCGCGGACCTGCTGGAACGCATGCCCGGGCTGCGACCGGTGTGCTTCGGCTCGCCGTACGAGGCGGCGGTGTGGGCATTGCTCTCGAACCGGGTGCGGGTCACCCGGGCCGCGGCGGTGCGGCGCCGGATCGTCGCCGGGCACGGGACGACCGTCGCGATCGACGGCACCGGGATCGCCGTGTTCCCCGCCCCGGACGTCCTGCACCGCGTCGCCGGCGACCTGGGTCTGCCGGAGGTCAAGGTCCCCCGGCTGCGCGCCGTCGCCGACGCCGCCCGCGACGGCGTTCTGGACGGGGAGACGCTGCGCTCGCGCCCGGCTGCGGAGTCGCTGGCCGCGCTGCGGGAGATCCCGGGGATCGGCCCGTTCTCCGCGGAGCTGATCCTGATCCGGGGCGCCGGGCACCCGGACCTCCTCCCGGTCGCGGAGCAGCGCCTGCACACCGAGATGACCGACCGGTACGGCACGGCCGACCCCACGACGGTCGCCGAGATGTGGCGGCCCTACCGCAGCCGGGTCTCGTTCCTGCTGCGCGCCGACCGGGAGCGGCGCACCGGCGAGATGGGGGGCGGGCCGGGGCACCCGGCGTGTGTGGCGGGATGACTGTCGGGGTCCGTCGCTAGGGTCGTGCCATGCGCTTCGGACTCTTCGTGCCCCAGGGATGGCGACTCGACCTGGTCGGGATCGACCCGGCCGACCAGTGGGACGTCATGCGGGACATCGTGCAGCGGGCCGACCAGGGCGGCTCGTTCGAGTCCGCGTGGGTCTACGACCACTTCCACACCGTGCCGCAGCCGACCGAGGAGGCCTGCCACGAGGCGTGGAGCCTGATGGCCGCGTTCGGCGCCGCGACCGACCGGATCCGCCTCGGCCAGATGTGCACGTGCATGGCCTACCGCAACCCCGCCTATCTGGCGAAGGTCGCCGCGACCTGCGACATCATCTCCAAGGGCCGGATCGAGATGGGCATCGGCGGCGGCTGGTACGAGCAGGAGTGGCGCGCCTACGGCTACGGCTTCCCGTCCGCGGGTGAGCGCCTGGGCCGCCTCGACGAGGGCGTCCAGATCTTCGCCC is a window encoding:
- a CDS encoding TlyA family RNA methyltransferase, which translates into the protein MVTRARLDAELVRRKLARSRGQAAELISAGRVTVNGMPAAKPATVVDRDTPVLVRADDAEPEWASRGAKKLLGALDVFGDVVVDGLRCLDAGASTGGFTDVLLSRGAREVVAADVGYGQLVWRLRSDERVRVHDRTNVRALTPEEIGGTVDLTVADLSFISLRTVLPALAACTGPGGTLLPMVKPQFEVGKSRLGSGGVVRDPALRRDALAGVAEAAAGLGLQVRGATASPLPGPSGNVEYFLRLYRPESGADVPADADDLTAMLAAAVADGPA
- a CDS encoding NAD kinase; amino-acid sequence: MREMLLVLHAGRAANRETAVRVVRTLAAHGIRMRVLAEEWSEIGIDPGLPAGLAPLPVPGTADCARDAEAVLVLGGDGTLLRAADLARSAHVPLLGVNLGHVGFLAEAEAESLDEALQALVDGEYSVEERMTVDAVVRSNGSVLGHTWALNEAVVEKTTRGRILEVVLEVDGRPVSGFGCDGVICSTPTGSTAYAFSAGGPLVWPQVQALLVVPSNAHALFARPMVIAPDSAVAIEVSASGPSAVLDCDGRRTISVPPGARVELSRAADPVRMVRLAAQPFADRLVRKFDLPVWGWRGAPRSRDEEWGDERRNGSAPGRDRTGDAPGR
- the recN gene encoding DNA repair protein RecN, producing the protein MLAEMRIQGLGVIDDATLELDPGLTVLTGETGAGKTMVVTGLSLLGGGRAESSRVSEGAKRAMVEGRFMASNAALGLAEEVGAEADDDGTLIAARTVSADGRSRAHLGGRSVPVGVLGRLAEAQLAVHGQNDQLRLLRPADQRALLDRFAGDAVAKPLAAYRETRTEWLAVGAELTERRDGARRLAQEADMLRHGLTEIESVDPQPGEDRDLVEQSRRLAAADDLRGAAEAARLALGGSDDGDSPGALGLCGEARNLVSSSGDPELEALDPRLAEALAVLGDVAAELGGYLDRLDADPERLAGLLARQAELKALTRKYAADTDGVLEWAADARERLSGLDTSDEALAALAARRDALAVDLARHAEELSTARSAAAVRLAEATTAELAGLAMKDASLRVGVARRPAGEGDDNALRVEGKACHAGSSGVDEVELRLVPHAGSSAQPLHKGASGGELSRVMLALEVALAGADPVPTMVFDEVDAGVGGRAAVEIGRRLARLAARHQVIVVTHLPQVAAYADRHLVVQKGSAGGKEPGTAAVTRSNVRRLAEGDRIGELARMLAGLDETDTGRAHAEELLAAASSHRETDRAADAARRDRDEPATGRRKRASSTRKR
- the steA gene encoding putative cytokinetic ring protein SteA, producing MKLSGLLHRSRPELPGLTGPARADRRTEALLRRLRPGDIAVLDQIDLDRATADALVKAEVAAVVNAAPSISGRFPNLGPQILVTAGIPLVDDAGSELLRAVRDGAKVRLHDGVLYSGEQPLGEGRVQTEDSVSDALAEAKSGLTHQLEAFAANTIEFMRRERSLLLDGYGVPDVDVELAGRQVVVVAPGYDHVAVLKRLRPFIREYRPVLIGVGAGADALMAARYKPHLILSDPSEVSTEALTSGADVVVPAFADGHAPGLHRVQDLGASAVTFPSMANPEDLALLLAHHHGAQMIVTVGLSASMSEFLDRGRSGSNASTFLTRLQTGGDVVDGTVIASMYRSRMSFGPLLLLVLAAIVAVVVALLVSGAGDAVLAWVVQSFQQVLDVVKGWF
- a CDS encoding copper transporter, whose translation is MISMRYHALSIGAVFLALAIGVVLGSTGLSDRLVSAVSTQRDDLAAQVTDLRGQRDDLAAQQRAADEFATRVGPAAVRGALPGKSVTLVSLGGDAADVAAVSGLVGQAGGTVSGTVALTDAVTDPARADQLRELASRLLPAGAQLPAATDTGSLAGGLLGSALLTAPNGPATNAGQAQAVLAGLSAAGFAEPGATAAPAGMVVIVTGGAAQGLDAGDAAATTARLASELDRRGGGAVLAGRTGSADATGAVGVVRADEAAAGGLSTVDDVQTGTGRVATILALREQAAGGTGQYGSAGDAAAPAPQP
- a CDS encoding CTP synthase, producing MQTRATRHLFVTGGVASSLGKGLTASSLGQLLTARGLRVTMQKLDPYLNVDPGTMNPFQHGEVFVTEDGAETDLDVGHYERFLDRDLQGRANVTTGQVYSEVIAKERRGEYLGDTVQVIPHITNEIKDRILAMSEPDAEGIAPDVVITEVGGTIGDIESLPFVEAVRQVRHEVGRDNCFFLHVSLVPFLAPSGELKTKPTQHSVAALRNIGIQPDALVLRADRDIPDGMKRKISLMCDVELDGVAACADAPSIYDIPKVLHREGLDAYVVRRLGLPFRDVDWTVWGDLLDRVHHPHETATIALVGKYVDLPDAYLSVTEALRAGGFAHHAKVAIRWVPSDTCETAAGAAEALDGVDAILVPGGFGIRGIEGKLGAIRHARTRKIPTLGLCLGLQCMVIEVARDIAGLEGASSTEFDPETPYPVISTMAEQRDVVAGERDMGGTMRLGAYPAVLERGTVAAQAYGTREVSERHRHRFEVNNSYRPKLAEAGLVFGTSPDGTLVEFVELPAATHPFFVGTQAHPELKSRPTRPHPLFAAFVKAALRYRAEDRLPVELPRGRSNGRSTDNGTPVDAAAEAETAGAEQDTTTEARSR
- a CDS encoding NUDIX domain-containing protein, which encodes MTKPGEHDFPVRSATDIYSGRVMALRSDRVVMPGGRVATREIIEHPGAVAILALDDSGRVMMLHQYRHAVRRRLWELPAGLLDVAGENPAVTAARELAEEAGLAAQDWSVLLDVVPSPGFSDESVRVYLARDISEVGRPDMGDDEEADLELRWIPLADAVHMVFTGEIVNAVSVSGLLATQAVRAGEAETRPVDAPWQDRPERFALRRDGDG
- a CDS encoding DUF1707 domain-containing protein; this translates as MSSGQPDDIGYAEQEEAVRALSEHYTAGRLDVDEFDERVRRARAGTTVTELAAVFSDLPEPHPTALSRAAASPAPAAPSSGTGADEATRATPSADPGSAFDGSAFDGSADRTVATPQYPGATAQVPNTTEQYPAPDPTQDRPYPAASGSSGQPYPDRYSGTAQYSGTAQYPGTGGTPYPDASQYPGGRYPGQYPGGPYPAAQYPGEQNTGGQDQYGGQQYGSPYPAQYGSAQYGSAQYGSGQYGSAPQGAGQYGAAPYGGQYPPPGGPYGMAPGSYDPSAPYGWDPQTGRPFSDKQKIIAGLLQIFLPFGVGRFYTGHVGMGVAQLLVTFFTFGIGAIWPFIDGIVLLAGSPTDPEGRPLRP
- a CDS encoding DNA-3-methyladenine glycosylase family protein; the encoded protein is MDAARIESRGPFSLEASARFVAGFGPAGRPDAATGPLRLGFVAERTWEPTAVRVEQEPSGVVTVVGPDDAKPSPAVVAQVGRMLSLDVDGSGLDEVGSRDPVVADLLERMPGLRPVCFGSPYEAAVWALLSNRVRVTRAAAVRRRIVAGHGTTVAIDGTGIAVFPAPDVLHRVAGDLGLPEVKVPRLRAVADAARDGVLDGETLRSRPAAESLAALREIPGIGPFSAELILIRGAGHPDLLPVAEQRLHTEMTDRYGTADPTTVAEMWRPYRSRVSFLLRADRERRTGEMGGGPGHPACVAG